The Nocardia sp. BMG51109 nucleotide sequence GCGCCGCGGCGGCGTATCCATCGATGTCGCGGGCGGGGTGCAGTCCGAGGCGACGGAACAACTGCTGCCGGGCCGGCGGCATGTCGCGATAGGACATCCCGAACGCGATGTGGACGGCGCGTTCACCGGCCTCGAACTCGCCCAGCGGATCGGCCGCCGCGGCGAGGTCGTCGGCCAACCCGGCGAGGGTCCACGTCGGGTGATGGGCCATCCTGGCCGCCAGCAACACGATCGCGAGCGGCAGATACCCGCACAACCGGACGATCTCGGCCGCCACCGCCCGCTCGCTCTCGGCCGGGGCGCGGCGGGCCAGCGTGCAGAACAACTCGGCCGCCGCGTCCGGCGCCAACGTATCCAGGCTGAACGAGTGGGCCCCGTCCAGGGCGACCAGCATCCGGCGACCGGCGATCACCGTCGCACAGTTCGGTCCGTTCGGCAGCAGCGGCTCGACCTGAGCGGCGTCCCGGGCGTCGTCGAGGACCAGCAGGATGCGTTTCCCGGCCGTCCGGTCCCGCCACACGGCACGGCGATTCTCCAGACCGTCGGGAATAGCGCGCGAAGCCATCCCCAGCAGGGTGAGCAGCCCGGCCAGGACGTCGGCAGGCTCCGCGGCCGGTCGTCCGCGATCGTGGGCATGCAGGTCGACGAACAGTCGGCCGTCGGGAAATCCATCCGCCAGGCGATGCGCCACCTTGATCGCGAACGCCGTCTTGCCGACACCCGGCATACCGCTGATCGACACCACCCCGCCGGACTCGACGCCCTTCGCGATGCGCTCCAACTCGTCGTCGCGACCGATCACCGTCGTATCCCGCGGCAGCGTATCGACCACCTGGTGACCCGAAACCGATTCGGCCCCAGCAGGATTGTCCCGCGCCGCCTGCCACAGCTGCTGCCACTTCCCCATCGTCGTCGAGTCGCCGGCGCCGCGCTCTCTCGCCATGGATCTCAGCGTCACCAGGATCGGCTCGAGCGATACGAACTTGGCCGGAACATGCTGCCCGGACCGCCACGAGCTGATCACCCCGATCGACGCGACCTTCCGCGTCGTGCCCGGACGATCCTTCCCGGTCTTCCGCACCACCTGTTCCAGGGTCGGATTCCCCGCCGCGTCGAACAGCTCGTTCAGGCGCCTGGCAAACCTTCTCCTCGCCGATTCGCCGTCGCCCACACCGTCCCTCGCCCTGCCCACCCGCACAGGCTAATCGGGCCCGACCAACCTCGTCCGGCGTTGGCGCGATCGACGATGCCGAACACCTTGTCGGCGACCGGCTTCCCGCGGCGAGCCGGCACCCGGCCACACCGCCGCGCCCGAACTTGCTCCGATGAACTGCGACTCCGGCGCATTTGCCTGCTGGACAGCCACTTTCGCGGCCTTCCGGCTGCGGGCACGAGACCGGACGACGCGCTATTCCTGTCCGCCGCACCCCGTGGTGTGCTCCAGGATGCGCAGCGACCCCGTCGCCGACACCTCGTGGAACTTCCCGCTGTCCAACGCCTTTCGGTAGATGTTGTACGGGGCCCGGCCGCCGTCGCGAGGGTCGGGGAACACGTCGTGGATGGCCAGTGCGCCGCCCGCGGCGACCCAATGCGCCCAGCCGTCGAAATCGCGCTGCGCCGCCTCCTCGGTGTGCCCGCCGTCGATGAACAGCAGCCGGATCGGGGTGCGCCAGATGCGGGCCACGGTCGCCGAGGGGCCCACGATGCCGACCACGGTGTCGGTGAGCCCGGCCCGCACGATCGCGCGCCGGAACTGGGTGACCGTGTCGAAGCGGCCGGTCTCCGGATCCACCAGCGAGCTGTCGTGGTACTCCCAGCCGGGCTGATGCTCCTCGGACCCGCCGTGGTGATCGATCGTGTAGACCGTCGCGCCGGTCGTCCGGGCGGCCGCGCCGAGGTAGATCGCCGACTTCCCGCAGTAGGTTCCGATCTCGACGACGGTGCCGTCCCCGCCGTAGCGGACGGCCGCCTCGTACAGCGCCTGACCCTCCGCGATCGGCATGAAGCCGGTAGTTTGCTCGGCAAGGTCGAACAACTCCGCGGCCGTGCTGGGAATCGCCGAATCGGCACGGGTCATGAGGGGGAAACCTTTCTCTCGGCGCGAGGCACACGGGCCGGTGCCGGGGGGCGGGCGAGTTGCCCGAACAGGGTGTCCATAGTAGCATCCGGACACGTGTCCGAACCCGTCCCCGTGAGCCTCGAAGCGACCCGTCGGCGCCTCACCGAGAAGCAGGCCGACACCGTCGACCGGCTCACCAGAGCCGCGCTCGAGGTGTTGTCCCGCGAGGGCTTCGCGGGGCTGACGGTGCGCATGGTGGCCGCCGCCGCGGGGGTCGGCACCGCCACCGCCTACACCTATTTCTCCTCGAAGGAACATCTCGTCGCCGAGGTCTTCTGGCGTCGCCTGGCCTCCACGCCGCCGCCCGCCGACGACGAATCCGGCAGCACCGCACGAACAGTCGCGGTGCTGCGGCAGATCGCGATGCTGGTGGCCGACGAACCGGCGCTGGCGGGCGCGGTGACCAGTGCGCTGCTCGGCACCGATCCCGATGTCGCCCACCTGCGGATGCGCGTCGGCACGGAGATTCGCAAGCGCCTGGTCACGGCCCTCGGCGAGGATGCCGATCCGGATATCGTGGAGTCGCTCGAGTTGCTCTACGCCGGCGCCCTGGTGCGGGCCGGCATGGGCTACGCGTCGTACGCGGAGATCGCCGACCGGCTCGAACAGGCCGCCCTCCGGATTCTGCGCGACTGAACTACGGGCCGCGACTGAACTACGGGGGCGACTGAGCGACGGACCACAGCGCCGACGCCCGGCCGTAACGCCGATACCGGCCCGCGGCACCGACGCCGCGCCAGGACACCGACACCGGCCTACAGCACCGACTCGATGGCGGAGACGACCGCCGCATCCTTCGGCTCGGTGCGCGGGCGGAACCGGCCGACCACCTTGCCGTCGCGATCGACGAGGAACTTCTCGAAATTCCACTGGATATCGCCGGCCTCGCCGTCGGCATCGGTCGTCCGCACCAGCTCCTGATACAGCGGGTGCCGATCGTCGCCGTTCACATCGGACTTCGCCAGCAGCGGGAAGTCCACGCCGTAGGTGGTCGAGCAGAACTGCTGGATCTCCTCGGCACTGCCGGGCTCCTGGCCCATGAACTGGTTGCACGGCACACCGACCACGCTGAAGCCGCGCGGGCCGTAGGTCTGCTGCAGCTCCACCAGGCCGGTGTACTGGGGCGTGAGGCCGCACTTGGAGGCGACGTTCACCACCAGCATCGCCTTGTCACCGGCCAGCTCGCCCAGGGTCGTGGAATCGTCGGAGAGGGTACGTACGGGAATGTCACGAATAGTCACAACGCCGATGATAGGGCGAATTCCGTCGAACCCCCCGGCCGAAGTACGCACCGCGGGCGGCGTCCGCACCCGCGACGGCGATAATCTCTCCGCATCGTTCGCACCGTCGCGAAGACCGCGAACTGAAACGAGTTCACAAGATTGACAGCGCCGCCAACGCTCGATCGGACGCCCCGGGAGAAGCCCGAAAGATCACCTGCACCACCGACTCGACCGCCGGTGGCGGCCGGGTCCGCGGCCGGAATTCGACCTCGGACCTTCACCAGTATTAGAACTTGTTCTACAGTGATCTCGGGCACGCTCCCGCGCGCGCCGATCTCGGGCACGCCCCCGCGCGCGCCGACGCCGACGACGACCACTTCGAGGACGAGGTAAGCACTATGACCGAATCTCCGCGCAACGCGGCAGCCACCGAAGCCGACTACATCGTCGTGGGTGCGGGCAGCGCCGGAGCCATCGTCGCGGCCCGGCTGGCCGAGCACGGCGCCAGCGTGATCCTGCTGGAGGCCGGCCGCAAGGACAACACCCGGCTGGTCCGGGTTCCGGGCATGATCACGACGGTGCACACGGTGCCCCAGCTGAAGCACCGGGTGACCTGGAGCCAGTACTCGGTACCGCAGAAACACGCCAACGAGCGCGAGATCCCGATGACCCGCGGCAAGGTGCTCGGCGGCTCCAGCTCCGTCAACGGCATGCTGTTCGTCCGCGGCAACAAGGCCAACTTCGACTCCTGGGCCGCCGAAGGCTGCGACGGCTGGAGCTACCAGGACGTCCTGCCCGCCTACAAACGCCTCGAGAACTGGGAAGACGGCGCCAACGAGCTCCGCGGCTCCGGCGGCCCCATCCAGGTCACCCGGCAGAAGGAACTGACCCCGATCGCGCAGGAATTCCTCACGGCCGCATCGGAAACGCTCGGGGTGCCGCGCATCGCCGACTACAACGGCGAGTCGCAGGAGGGCATCAGCATCTTCCAGCAGAGCGCCCGCAACGGCATCCGTTACAGCTCCTCTCGCGGCTTCATCACCGAGCGCCCGAACCCGAATCTCCGCGTGGTGACCGGCGCGCACGTCGCCCGCGTCGTCATCGAGAAGGGCCGGGCGACCGGCGTCGAGGTGATCGAGAAGTCCGGGCGCCGCATCATCCGCGCCGGCAAGGAGGTCGTGGTCTCCGGCGGCGTGATGGGCTCGCCGCACATCCTGCTGCTGTCGGGCATCGGCCCGGCCGGGCACCTGCGCGACATGGGCGTGGACGTGCACGCGGACCTGCCCGTCGGCCAGAACCTGCACGACCACCTGTTCGTCCCGATGACCTTCATCTCGAAGAAGGCGATCCACCGCGGCATCCCCTCGCACTTCGCGGCCGGCCTGCTGCGCGAGACCGTGCGCCCGGGCAGCTCCTGGATGGGCCGGACGGTGTTCGAATGTGTCGGGTTCGTGCGGACCTCGATGGCCAAGGACGTGCCGGACATGCAGATCCACACCCTGCCGTGGAGCTATCCGGTGCCCAACCAGGACGAGGACAAGCTGCACATGGTGGACCGCAGGCCCGGCCTGACCGTCTTCCCGACGCTGATCTACCCGAAGAGCCGCGGCGAGCTGCGGCTGGGCTCGAAGGATCCGCTCCAGCAGCCGCTCATCGACCCGGGCTACCTGTCCGACTCCGCCGACACCGACTTCCTGGTCGAGGCCATCGGCATGATCCGGGAGATCATGGCGTCCAAGACGATCGCGGGCGACGTCACCGAGGAGCTCTCGCCCGGACCGGATTTCACCGACGAGACCGCGCTGCGGCGGGAACTACCCAACCGCATCCACTCCGTCTACCACCCGGTCGGCACCTGCCGCATGGGCGCCGACGAACGCGCCGTGGTCGACCCGCAACTGCGGGTGCGCGGCATCGAGGGCCTGCGCGTCGCCGACGCCTCGATCATGCCGAGCATCACCGGCGGCAACACCAACGCACCGTCGTACATGATCGGCGAGAAGTGCGCCGAATTCATCACCGCCGGAGCCTGATCGCTCTGCGCGCCGGGTGATCGGTCACCCGGCGCGCACCCCGTACCCTGAAGCCGGAGCAACCTCGGGTCTGATAGACAGAAGGTATGAATGCGAGGAATCTGGCGCTCGCCACGGTTGCCTTCGCCATCACCTTCTGGGCCTGGAATCTCATCGGCCCGCTGTCCAGCAGCTACAGCTCCATGCTGAACCTGTCGGCGAGCCAGACCTCGCTGCTCGTCGCCACGCCGGTGATCGTCGGCTCGCTGGGCCGCATTCCCGCCGGCGTCCTCACCGACAAGTTCGGCGGCCGCCTCATGTTCGCGATCGTCTGCTTCCTGACGATCGTGCCGGTGCTGTTCGTCGGCTGGTCGAATTCCTATGGGCCGCTGCTGTTCTGGGCCTTCCTGCTGGGCATCGGCGGCACCTCGTTCGCGGTCGGCGTGCCGTTCGTCAACTCCTGGTACGAACCCGCTCGGCGCGGCTTCGCCACCGGCGTATTCGGCGCCGGCATGGGCGGCACGGCGCTGTCGGCGCTGTTCACCCCGCGGCTGGTGGACTGGCTGGGCAGGCCGGCCACCCATGTTCTGCTCGCCGTCGTACTCGCCGCCATGGGCGTTGTCATGCTGATGTTCAGCAGGAACGCGCCGGAGTGGCGCCCGGCGAACGAACCCGCGCTGCCGCGCATCCGTGACGCGCTGAAGCTCCGGGCGACCTGGCAGGGCGCCTTCCTCTACGCCGTGGCCTTCGGCGGTTTCGTCGCCTTCTCCACCTACCTGCCGACCGTGCTGCACAACGTATACGACTTCGCCCAGTCCGACGCCGGCCTGCGCACCGCCGGTTTCTCCATCGCCGGAGTGCTGGCGCGCCCGCTGGGCGGCACGCTGTCCGACCGGGTCGGCCCCATCTCGGTGCTGGTCACGTCCTTCGCGGGGACGGCGGTGCTGGCCGTGGTGCTGGCCTTCGACCCGCCCGCCGAGTGGCCCGCCGGGATCAGCTTCGTGCTCATGGCCTTCTTCGTCGGGCTCGGCACGGGCGGCGTCTTCGCCCTGCTGGCCAAGCTGGTCGAACCCGCCCGCGTCGGCACCGTGACCGGACTGGTCGGCGCGGCCGGCGGCCTGGGCGGCTACTTCCCACCGCTGGTCATGGGCGTGATGTGGAGCATCTTCGACGATTACACGGTGGGCTACCTGCTGCTGGCGCTCACCGCAGTCGCGGCCCTGCTGTACACGATGGCGCTGCGCCGCACGGCCCACGCCCAACCCGCCTGAACCACCGATGATCGCGGTGGCGCCGGTACGGAATGAACCGGCGCCATTGCGTGTTCCCCTGATGTGCCGCTACCGTAGGCACGTCGTCATCGTGTGGATGAGGTCGACACTCCCGCCCACCGGGCAGCAGTCCCTCCCACAGGATCTCTTCACCGCTCCGTTCCGCGTTATGTGACGGCGCGCAGCGCCACCCACCGGGCCGGTCCGGAGTTCTTCCCCCGCGGTTCCCCGCCGCGATCACGGCATTCGCCGCGACTACGACCATCCATCCGCTCAGGAGAAACATCATGGAACAGAACACAATTCACCACAGAGGCGGCGGTGCCGGCGGTGCTTCCGATGCCGGCGGTGCTTCCAGTGTCGGCGGTGCCGGCGGTGCCACCGAGACGGCGGTGACCGGCATCCTGGACATCGTCGACAACAGGGCCGCCCTGCACGTCGACGGCTACCTCGCCGGACCGCGCGACGCCCACGTATCCACCCGGCTGATCCGCGAGAACGGCCTGCGCCGCGGCGATACCGTCACCGGCGCGGTCGGCCCCAAGCGCGACAACGCCAAGTACCCGCCGCTGATCCGGGTCGACACCGTGAACGGGTTGCCGGTCGGGCAGGCGCGATCCCGGCCGCACTTCTCCGAATTGATCCCCATCTATCCCCAGGACCGGCTCCGGCTGGAGACCGAACCGCACGAAACGATCACGCGCGTCACCGATCTCGCGATGCCGGTCGGCAAGGGCCAGCGCGCTCTGATCGTCGCCCCGCCGAAGGCGGGCAAAACCCTTGCGCTGCAATCCATCGCGCACGGCATCGCCAAGAACCACCCCGAATGCCACCTGATGATGGTGCTGGTCGGCGAGCGCCCGGAGGAGGTCACCGACCTGACCCGCGCGGTACCCGCCGATATCGCCGCCGCCACCTTCGACCAGCCGCCCCACGACCACGTGGCGGTCGCGGAACTGGCCGTCGAGCACGCCAAGCGGCTGGTCGAGATGGGCCGGGACGTGGTGGTTCTGCTGGATTCGCTGACCCGCCTGGCCCGCGCGTACAACCTGGCCTCGTCCGCCTCCGGCCGCATCCTCTCCGGCGGTGTGGACGCCGCCGCGCTCGCGCCGCCGAAGAAGTTCCTCGGGGCGGCGCGCAACATCGAGGGCGGCGGTTCGCTCACCATCATCGCCACCACGCTGGTGGAAACCGGTTCGGTAGCCGATACCGTGATCTTCGAGGAGTACAAGGGCACCGGCAACGCCGAACTGAAGCTCGACCGCCGAGCCGCCGAGCGCCGCCTGTTTCCCGCGGTCGACATCGCCCAATCGAGCACGCGCAAGGACGATCTCCTGCTCCACCCCGACGAACTGGCCGCCGTGCAGTCGCTGCGGAACACCCTGTCCGGCCGCGAACCGCAGCAGGCCCTCGAGCTGCTGCTGACCGGCCTGCGCCAGACCGACACGAACGCCGAGTTCCTCGCGGGTATCCGCGCCGCCCGCAGCTGACCTGCGACGTCGCGGCGCAACCCCGAAAATTCGGGCCTACATTGTGGTGTCAGCCGGACACCTCTCGGGGGTAGCCTGTTCGACAAGATCAGCCGTGCTCACCCGCCGCCCGGCGGGCGCACAGCACCACCGCACAGCTCGTCCCGCATTCGGACTCCGGTGCCGATCGAATCGCCGGCGCCGGCCATGGAAGGGGCCGCCCATGCGCACGGCACCGTTCGCCGCCCGTGTCGGCGATGCCCCGTATCCCGGCACCCGCTACCGCGCAGACACCGCCGGGCGCGGCCGCCGCGCGCCGGGCGGCCCGCACGACCTCGCCGGCTCCACGCCCCTGCCCCGGCGCGAGAGGTCCCCGGCGGCAGCGATCGAAATCGGTACGAACTTCCTGGTCGCCGAGGCCGACACGAGGGCCACGGTGGAGTCCGAGGGCAACAACCCTCTGCGCCGGACGCGGCCCGATACCCTGATCTCGGTGGTGCGCGTCGAGAAGATCGTGCCGACCCGGCGCGACCTGGAGGTGTCCTTGCAACTGCTGGCTCGCAGCGCGACCGGGTGGACCG carries:
- a CDS encoding nitrate/nitrite transporter → MNARNLALATVAFAITFWAWNLIGPLSSSYSSMLNLSASQTSLLVATPVIVGSLGRIPAGVLTDKFGGRLMFAIVCFLTIVPVLFVGWSNSYGPLLFWAFLLGIGGTSFAVGVPFVNSWYEPARRGFATGVFGAGMGGTALSALFTPRLVDWLGRPATHVLLAVVLAAMGVVMLMFSRNAPEWRPANEPALPRIRDALKLRATWQGAFLYAVAFGGFVAFSTYLPTVLHNVYDFAQSDAGLRTAGFSIAGVLARPLGGTLSDRVGPISVLVTSFAGTAVLAVVLAFDPPAEWPAGISFVLMAFFVGLGTGGVFALLAKLVEPARVGTVTGLVGAAGGLGGYFPPLVMGVMWSIFDDYTVGYLLLALTAVAALLYTMALRRTAHAQPA
- a CDS encoding glutathione peroxidase; protein product: MTIRDIPVRTLSDDSTTLGELAGDKAMLVVNVASKCGLTPQYTGLVELQQTYGPRGFSVVGVPCNQFMGQEPGSAEEIQQFCSTTYGVDFPLLAKSDVNGDDRHPLYQELVRTTDADGEAGDIQWNFEKFLVDRDGKVVGRFRPRTEPKDAAVVSAIESVL
- a CDS encoding GMC family oxidoreductase, which produces MFYSDLGHAPARADLGHAPARADADDDHFEDEVSTMTESPRNAAATEADYIVVGAGSAGAIVAARLAEHGASVILLEAGRKDNTRLVRVPGMITTVHTVPQLKHRVTWSQYSVPQKHANEREIPMTRGKVLGGSSSVNGMLFVRGNKANFDSWAAEGCDGWSYQDVLPAYKRLENWEDGANELRGSGGPIQVTRQKELTPIAQEFLTAASETLGVPRIADYNGESQEGISIFQQSARNGIRYSSSRGFITERPNPNLRVVTGAHVARVVIEKGRATGVEVIEKSGRRIIRAGKEVVVSGGVMGSPHILLLSGIGPAGHLRDMGVDVHADLPVGQNLHDHLFVPMTFISKKAIHRGIPSHFAAGLLRETVRPGSSWMGRTVFECVGFVRTSMAKDVPDMQIHTLPWSYPVPNQDEDKLHMVDRRPGLTVFPTLIYPKSRGELRLGSKDPLQQPLIDPGYLSDSADTDFLVEAIGMIREIMASKTIAGDVTEELSPGPDFTDETALRRELPNRIHSVYHPVGTCRMGADERAVVDPQLRVRGIEGLRVADASIMPSITGGNTNAPSYMIGEKCAEFITAGA
- a CDS encoding LUD domain-containing protein, coding for MRTAPFAARVGDAPYPGTRYRADTAGRGRRAPGGPHDLAGSTPLPRRERSPAAAIEIGTNFLVAEADTRATVESEGNNPLRRTRPDTLISVVRVEKIVPTRRDLEVSLQLLARSATGWTDSRRAPTIPEESFRRRWQRPRGAYEGNGHTGTGHGGDTGRHRALGTGHPPGGAGSTPDGRTR
- a CDS encoding class I SAM-dependent methyltransferase produces the protein MTRADSAIPSTAAELFDLAEQTTGFMPIAEGQALYEAAVRYGGDGTVVEIGTYCGKSAIYLGAAARTTGATVYTIDHHGGSEEHQPGWEYHDSSLVDPETGRFDTVTQFRRAIVRAGLTDTVVGIVGPSATVARIWRTPIRLLFIDGGHTEEAAQRDFDGWAHWVAAGGALAIHDVFPDPRDGGRAPYNIYRKALDSGKFHEVSATGSLRILEHTTGCGGQE
- a CDS encoding TetR/AcrR family transcriptional regulator is translated as MSLEATRRRLTEKQADTVDRLTRAALEVLSREGFAGLTVRMVAAAAGVGTATAYTYFSSKEHLVAEVFWRRLASTPPPADDESGSTARTVAVLRQIAMLVADEPALAGAVTSALLGTDPDVAHLRMRVGTEIRKRLVTALGEDADPDIVESLELLYAGALVRAGMGYASYAEIADRLEQAALRILRD